In the genome of Nitrospirae bacterium CG2_30_53_67, one region contains:
- a CDS encoding menaquinol oxidoreductase translates to MRTSLVVMILVLLGFAAAAALFGIYLIPLSTGDPSPVQPIAFSHKVHAGENEIHCLYCHRYAKVSRSAGVPDLETCRNCHIIIARDNPEVKKLMEYWKNKEPVPWVKAHDLPDHVYFPHKMHVNAGTACTFCHGDVASMDRIRRVSSLKMGWCLGCHRKNKVSIDCWTCHV, encoded by the coding sequence ATGAGAACGTCCTTGGTGGTGATGATCCTGGTCCTTCTTGGCTTCGCAGCGGCTGCCGCTCTTTTCGGCATTTATCTGATCCCATTGAGCACAGGGGACCCGTCCCCGGTCCAGCCCATTGCCTTCAGCCACAAGGTTCATGCCGGGGAAAATGAGATCCATTGCCTTTACTGCCACCGGTACGCGAAGGTCTCAAGGTCTGCCGGGGTGCCGGACCTGGAGACCTGCAGAAACTGCCATATCATCATCGCTCGTGACAATCCCGAGGTCAAGAAACTCATGGAGTACTGGAAGAACAAGGAGCCTGTCCCCTGGGTCAAGGCGCATGATCTTCCGGACCATGTCTATTTTCCTCACAAGATGCACGTCAATGCAGGAACGGCCTGTACCTTCTGCCATGGGGACGTGGCCTCCATGGACCGGATCCGGAGAGTCTCCAGCCTCAAGATGGGATGGTGCCTGGGCTGCCACCGCAAGAACAAGGTGAGTATTGATTGCTGGACGTGTCATGTATAA
- a CDS encoding 2-oxoacid ferredoxin oxidoreductase (catalyzes the coenzyme A-dependent decarboxylation of 2-oxoacids, such as pyruvate and 2-oxoglutarate) yields MVTQHDYGDYETAWCPGCGNFSILKAVKQALAASGIEPHQVLFVAGIGQAAKAPHYLNANLFNGLHGRHLPAATGAKLANPGLTVIAESGDGCTYGEGGNHFLSAIRRNVDLTVLVHDNQVYGLTKGQASPTSDPGFVTKAQPEGVKSEPFNPVALAVAMHAGFVARGFSGMAGHLTDMIQKGIAHRGLSLIDVLQPCVSFNKVNTFAWYKKRCYELPKGYDPENWDKAMATSMEWGEKIPVGIIYRNSRPPYESKFPVLDQGPLVGREVDRLRLKTIMEEYG; encoded by the coding sequence ATGGTGACACAGCACGATTATGGAGATTATGAAACAGCCTGGTGCCCGGGATGCGGGAACTTCTCAATCCTCAAGGCAGTCAAACAGGCCCTGGCCGCAAGCGGGATCGAACCTCACCAAGTTCTTTTTGTTGCAGGCATCGGACAGGCTGCCAAGGCGCCCCATTACCTGAACGCCAATCTCTTCAACGGCCTGCACGGGAGGCATCTTCCCGCAGCCACAGGCGCCAAGCTCGCCAACCCGGGGCTGACCGTGATCGCGGAAAGCGGGGACGGATGCACCTATGGGGAAGGGGGGAACCATTTCCTGTCGGCGATCCGGCGCAACGTGGACCTGACGGTTCTGGTGCACGACAATCAGGTCTACGGACTGACCAAGGGGCAGGCCAGCCCCACGTCGGATCCAGGTTTTGTGACCAAGGCCCAGCCTGAAGGGGTGAAGTCTGAACCGTTCAATCCCGTGGCTTTGGCCGTGGCCATGCATGCCGGTTTTGTGGCCAGGGGTTTTTCAGGAATGGCCGGCCATCTCACGGACATGATTCAGAAGGGGATCGCACACCGGGGTCTGTCATTGATTGATGTTCTGCAGCCCTGCGTCTCGTTCAATAAGGTCAATACCTTTGCCTGGTACAAGAAGAGATGCTATGAATTGCCGAAGGGATACGATCCTGAAAACTGGGACAAGGCCATGGCAACGTCCATGGAATGGGGCGAGAAGATCCCTGTAGGCATTATCTACCGAAACAGCAGGCCGCCCTATGAATCAAAATTTCCGGTTTTGGATCAAGGCCCCTTGGTCGGCCGGGAGGTGGACAGGCTCAGGTTGAAGACGATTATGGAAGAGTATGGATAA